In Aphelocoma coerulescens isolate FSJ_1873_10779 chromosome 3, UR_Acoe_1.0, whole genome shotgun sequence, a single window of DNA contains:
- the LOC138107957 gene encoding spectrin beta chain, non-erythrocytic 2-like isoform X3, translating to MSGSTARKVQPFTISTRLSLPKCAADFPGDACPGIALASALDSHRGLRRSINERISLYLAHARAGPAAPAGQPRSPSPGEDGSTDEDRLNRNSLARSIKKITLSNWYGDAGTGETGGPGNPARAGGERNHNNNNSRTGKAQFKVFLRKDVDAEDKQQEPGSVQASVFCSPVDRCSPFYVLAGSPVSSPQKESPKGKESAAAPRCSGRSGVGAGPLLDLSPLIAQFNREMLQAEGWVRGKLRDLKDGCDLQDWEEVAQTLQRDMKDFENTLIKLNQMGEQLMWRASPSAEAVRRQLLALQDQWQLLKQTAASQSKALGGLRSLQDFNRKAEQLEAWIKHKEEKPSLAALLQESPDKIQLTRRILDLKQEEQQFQNLHKELNSLAQKLEKQGRSESRNISARRKHLNKTWLRLQGTLKEHHEALQLALEVASFLQQADILLEAIHAKSSICSAGKPGEGKQCQDRDVRDIASQVMMLDVTVSQLLNLQPSLAARVTSKHRDVKESWAQLQQALRAEKAPAQASSSPGGKAAAPNVEPRGDDSSHGAVRKEGAPKWTRGLGSVVPKGVLEKMAEHKKGEESSPGSPAVGQPPHGGDNKRRREAEAEWGMRQLEAQVQDVCQVVNATLSPHKESVGMGVPPCPLVSLEAARMQKEPLAPSSSARAVLLEGPAQGRPPGSPQVEAMLRELGQLWEDLQRKHQENGVVLQEIDKALRLVGELDQAERWLQAVAGSLVEPAAMRSPAELRQDLEEMGQLEKQLLLCGLKLQALREEAAGESPMEHEGARKMQRKVEMVEDKLAHVQAALRRRAADLRDSLVLSEFLQDLQEEEARSQQGSAAPGSGRCGSQGSFPLHSAQVEQPPSSEDMSHPLGELQEAVEMLNDAAKERERVMEVAAETESLERLVAEVSPQLEALQCRAKALSRDIALAENGFTTVKSEKDLQGLQDLLSCQQEMEHAVSQTLQGQLQELERVAARLQELCPARQCPVSRELQETLWAWAGLRELLQETRLRVQQASRLRHFFKDYLAMISWTEDTRAQIFSESPSSSSVPETPCEELERRIEEKLKEFEALAAAGQQLVSEEHYLSATIKERLEELQSMLGWVLVRWRAQRHQQDLGSRQEDRRDPESPSSMSPTGQEQHASCAPPHLESIHSPAKFMPCSLLEPVQRLEPKLPGKTAISPPASGLSDAPPGVEQSWGEPSSKTPHGAEPPKEAATWDPAETSTLLLPPRGPCSLGGTVNLILSIGKKGEKKKAQPLASSEQPGEEALPTVQVEARKTCTAKRPPAVVRRPPAASGGMPAVSHTLPKARAGCLFNSLQRREQARAEQARLLTLQGIMGDSSLRPTPEECHGPSNTWPQKYGRRKEGPGTAAAGPQLGELLLYVRNPLVQDIDAECGAAPQNPCLPNPKITCPRLSLGSVLSLELPRDAVVLGCHRGAVAQQQEAEGQEQRQDQGVRLWKPTGTHGVEWHQDGHSPQGPSKRLGTSPKSEKGTWFEEVSFNPSYSQQRAHCSEKEHWNLQRPSSTSKDLLDSRPSRPSRVGMGDELSTRFGHSDSPSATGRARHHKAAWLELGSSPASIPGRAGAIPGPACAQQPASSSQPRGSPASPAAPTQLSVFEWALGSPQLQSPALGTKEVCHPAHRQFEEEEEELQAIWDGAHERQAQSPPGGSCASHRTSSGAGSLPSPSTTAGGPLILSSANNVLVAKFTLPTTAQLLHSPSGEKSPRVEHSGSGSPNGLRVSPHMEELVSAAPLDASSAWNQRRHRQEGRESSKVLPGKMEFQMMEGTLERKHVLQAGGRKASCRAWGLFHAVLMRQTLCFYQDRRDSLKSSVVALPLHLSGAVCTPDAEYTKKTNCFRLQLQDGSEYLLRAPTQPLMNEWVSKLQQNSGFPEVDYFQAAAQHVEGTGGTGSFSKVSSPGNSHLQGHHQVTTTKSQEVVVLPCTSTLLQQPLGSQDGQVDGTVEAAENAQGTGHKEQQWSPRGSPGLWDNICPEDDYGLVANKRRSYSFTSATYQKITPLAVPKEPVEAGSSYSVTLYIGEQVTAMPRARCHSFVARTGSPRDTLGEKTTSPPRTKNKSVFKKFFGKKE from the exons ATGTCGGGCAGCACGGCGAGGAAGGTGCAGCCCTTCACCATCAGCACCAGGCTCTCGCTGCCCAAGTGTGCCGCGGACTTTCCCGGAGACGCCTGCCCCGGCATCGCCCTCGCCTCCGCGCTGGACAGCCACCGCGGCCTCCGTCGCAGCATCAACGAGCGCATCTCCCTCTACCTGGCCCACGcccgggccggccccgccgcccccgcggggcagccccgcagccccagccccggcgaGGACGGGAGCACCGACGAGGACCGGCTGAACCGCAACTCCCTAGCCCGTTCCATTAAGAAGATCACGTTGTCCAACTGGTACGGGGACGCTGGCACGGGAGAGACAGGGGGACCCGGGAACCCTGCCCGCGCCGGCGGCGAGAGgaaccacaacaacaacaacagcaggaCAGGGAAAGCTCAGTTCAAG GTCTTCCTCAGGAAGGATGTGGATGCAGAGGACaagcagcaggagcctgggAGTGTTCAGGCCAGTGTGTTCTGCTCTCCGGTGGACAGATGTTCTCCCTTCTATGTG CTGGCAGGATCCCCGGTGTCATCACCCCAGAAAGAGAGCCCTAAGGGCAAGGAGTCTGCTGCAGCACCAAGATGCAGCGGGCGAAGCGGCGTGGGAGCAGGCCCTCTCCTCGACCTGAGTCCTCTGATAGCCCAGTTCAACCGGGAGATGCTGCAG GCAGAGGGCTGGGTGCGAGGCAAGCTGCGGGACCTGAAGGATGGCTGTGACCTCCAGGACTGGGAGGAGGTGGCTCAGACCTTGCAGCGGGACATGAAGGATTTTGAGAACACGCTGATAAAGCTCAATCAG ATGGGCGAGCAGCTGATGTGGAGGGCAAGCCCCAGTGCTGAGGCAGTGCGGAGgcagctgctggccctgcagGACCAGTGGCAGCTCCTGAAGCAGACGGCTGCCAGCCAGAGCAAAGCCCTGGGGGGGCTGCGGAGTCTGCAGGACTTTAACAGGAAAGCCGAGCAGCTGGAGGCGTGGATCAAGCACAAG GAGGAGAAGCCCTCTCTGGCAGCTCTCCTGCAGGAAAGCCCGGACAAGATCCAGCTCACCCGCCGCATCCTTGACTTGAAGCAG gaggagcagcagttcCAGAATCTGCATAAGGAGCTGAACAGCCTGGCCCAGAAGCTGGAGAAACAAGGCAGAAGTGAGAGCAGAAACATCTCAGCCCGGCGCAAGCACCTCAATAAAAC GTGGCTGCGGCTGCAGGGGACCCTGAAGGAGCACCAcgaggctctgcagctggccTTGGAGGTGGCCTCCTTCCTCCAGCAGGCAGATATCCTGCTCGAGGCCATCCATGCAAAG AGCAGCATCTGCAGTGCAGGGAAGCCTGGGGAGGGCAAGCAATGCCAGGATCGGGATGTCAGGGACATAGCCAGCCAGGTGATG ATGCTGGATGTGACTGTGTCCCAGCTCCTAAAcctgcagcccagcctggcagccCGAGTCACCTCAAAGCACCGAGACGTAAAGGAGAGCTGGGCGCAGCTCCAGCAGGCACTGAG GGCAGAGAAGGCTCCAGCACAGGCAAGCAGTTCCCCAGGGGgcaaagctgcagctccaaatGTTGAGCCTCGAGGAGATGATAGCAGTCATGGGGCTgtgaggaaggaaggagcaCCCAAATGGACAAGAGGACTTGGGAGCGTG GTACCAAAAGGCGTGCTGGAGAAGATGGCAGAGCAcaagaaaggagaggagagcagccctggctccCCAGCAGTGGGACAGCCCCCTCATGGAGGGGACAACAAAAG gaggagagaggcagagGCTGAGTGGGGGATGCGGCAGCTGGAGGCCCAAGTGCAGGACGTCTGCCAGGTGGTGAATGCG ACTCTGTCCCCACACAAGGAGAGTGTGGGTATGGGAGTCCCGCCATGTCCACTGGTGAGCCTGGAGGCAGCACGGATGCAGAAAGAGCCCCTGGCCCCCAGCTccagtgccagggctgtgctcctG gaGGGGCCAGCACAAGGGAGGCCTCCCGGGAGCCCTCAGGTGGAGGCCATGCTGCGGGAACTGGGGCAGTTGTGGGAGGACCTGCAGAGGAAGCACCAGGAGAACGGTGTAGTGCTGCAAGAGATCGATAAG GCACTGAGGCTGGTGGGGGAGCTGGACCAGGCTGAGCGGTGGCTGCAAGCTGTGGCTGGGTCGCTCGTGGAACCAGCCGCCATGAGAAGCCCAGCGGAGCTGCGCCAGGACCTGGAAGAGATGGGCCAGCTGgagaagcagctcctgctgtgcgGCCTCAAGCTACAGGCACTGCGGGAGGAAGCAGCAGGCGAGTCGCCCATGGAGCACGAGGGAGCAAGGAAGATGCAGAGGAAAGTGGAGATGGTGGAGGACAA GTTGGCACACGTGCAGGCAGCCCTGCGGCGCCGGGCAGCAGATCTGCGGGACTCCCTGGTGCTGTCTGAGTTCCTGCAGGACCTGCAAGAGGAGGAAGCACGGAGCCAGCAGGGATCTGCAGCG CCAGGGAGTGGGCGTTGCGGCTCGCAGGgctcttttcccctgcactcagccCAGGTTGAGCAGCCTCCAAGCAGTGAGGACATGAGCCACCCCttgggagagctgcaggaggcCGTGGAAATGCTGAATGACGCAGCGAAGGAGCGAGAGCGGGTCATGGAGGTGGCAGCGGAGACAGAGAGCCTGGAGCGTCTG GTGGCAGAAGTATCCCCACAGCTGGAGGCCCTTCAGTGCAGAGCCAAGGCACTGTCTCGAGACATTGCCCTAGCAGAGAATGGCTTCACCACAGTGAAGAGTGAGAAGGACCTCCAAGGCCTGCAGGACTTGCTGAGCTGCCAGCAGGAAATGGAG CATGCAGTGTCGCAGACCCTGCaagggcagctgcaggagctggagagggtGGCTGCCCGCTTGCAAGAGCTGTGCCCTGCTCGGCAGTGCCCCGTCAGCCGGGAGCTGCAGGAGACTCTGTgggcctgggcagggctgcgagagctgctgcaggagaccCGGCTCCGTGTGCAGCAGGCCAGCCGGCTGCGGCACTTCTTCAAGGATTATTTAGCCATGAT CTCCTGGACGGAGGACACACGGGCTCAGATTTTCTCTGAAAGCCCGAGCAGCTCCAGTGTCCCGGAGACTCCATGTGAGGAACTGGAGAGGAGAATTGAAGAGAAGCTCAAGGAGTTTGAGGCActagcagcagcagggcagcagctggtgtCTGAGGAGCACTACCTGAGTGCAACA ATAAAGGAGCGCTTGGAAGAGCTGCAGAGCAtgctgggctgggtgctggtGCGCTGGCGAGCACAGAGGCATCAGCAGGATCTGGGGAGCAGACAGGAGGacaggagggacccagagagcCCCTCAAGCATGTCGCCCACTGGTCAG GAGCAGCATGCTTCATGTGCTCCACCCCATCTGGAAAGCATCCACAGTCCGGCGAAGTTCATGCCCTGCTCTCTCCTTGAGCCTGTGCAAAGATTAGAGCCAAAGCTTCCAGGGAAAACAGCCATCTCCCCACCAGCATCAGGCCTCTCAGATGCCCCACCAGgagtggagcagagctggggggagcccagcagtaaaacacCCCACGGTGCAGAACCCCCCAAGGAGGCTGCCACCTGGGATCCTGCCGAGACCTCcacgctgctgctgccaccgcGGGGCCCTTGCAGTCTTGGGGGGACGGTCAACCTCATCCTCAGCATTGGCAAGAAGGGCGAGAAGAAGAAGGCACAGCCGCTGGCCAGCAGCGAGCAGCCGGGGGAGGAGGCACTGCCGACG GTGCAGGTGGAGGCCAGGAAAACCTGCACCGCAAAGCGGCCACCTGCCGTTGTCCGCCGCCCTCCAGCAGCCAGCGGTGGGATGCCAGCTGTCTCCCACACCCTGCCTAAGGCCAGGGCTGGCTGTCTCTTCAACAGCCTGCAGCGGCGGGAGCaggccagggcagagcaggcccgCCTGCTGACTCTCCAGGGCATCATGGGTGACAGCTCCCTGCGGCCCACACCTGAGGAATGCCATGGCCCCAGCAACACGTGGCCTCAGAAGTATGGTCGAAGGAAGGAGgggccagggacagctgctgctggaccCCAGCTTGGGGAGCTGCTCCTCTATGTCAGGAACCCGCTGGTGCAGGACATCGATGCTGAGTGTGGGGCAGCCCCCCAGAATCCCTGCCTGCCTAACCCAAAAATCACATGCCCCCGTCTTTCCCTGGGCtctgtgctcagcctggagctgccaCGGGATGCAGTGGTCCTGGGGTGCCACCGAGGGGctgtggcacagcagcaggaggcagagggaCAGGAGCAGAGGCAGGATCAAGGGGTGAGGCTGTGGAAGCCCACAGGCACACATGGAGTTGAATGGCATCAAGACGGGCACAGTCCCCAGGGGCCCAGCAAGAGGCTGGGGACGTCCCCCAAGAGTGAGAAAGGAACGTGGTTTGAGGAGGTGAGCTTCAACCCCAGCTACAGCCAGCAAAGGGCACACTGTTCTGAGAAGGAGCACTGGAACCTGCAGcgccccagcagcaccagtaaAGACCTCCTGGACTCGAGACCAAGCCGGCCGTCCCGTGTCGGTATGGGGGATGAGCTGTCCACCCGCTTTGGCCACAGTGACAGCCCCAGTGCCACTGGCAGGGCCAGACATCACAAAGCCGCTTGGCTAGAGCTTGGATCATCCCCTGCCAGcatcccaggcagggctggagccatccctggccctgcctgtgcgcagcagccagccagcagcagccagcccagaggGTCCCCAGCTTCCCCTGCTGCCCCGACCCAGCTCTCTGTCTTTGAGTGGGCACTGGGGTCTCCACAGCTCCAGAGCCCTGCACTGGGCACTAAGGAAGTCTGCCACCCTGCCCACAGGCAGtttgaggaagaggaggaggagctgcaggccATCTGGGATGGGGCACACGAGCGACAGGCACAGAGCCCAccaggaggcagctgtgccagccaccGGACGAGCAGCGGAGCAGGCAGcttgcccagccccagcaccactGCTGGTGGGCCCCTCATCCTCTCATCAGCCAACAACGTGCTAGTGGCCAAATTCACCCTTCCCAccactgcccagctgctccacagCCCGTCAGGAGAGAAGAGCCCCAGAGTGGAGCACAGTGGCAGTGGCAGCCCCAATGGGCTCAGGGTTTCCCCCCACATGGAGGAGCTGGTGTCTGCAGCCCCTTTGGATGCCTCCAGTGCCTGGAATCAGCGGAGGCACCGgcaagaagggagagagagcagCAAG GTCCTTCCTGGTAAAATGGAGTTTCAGATGATGGAGGGCACGCTGGAAAGGAAGCACGTATTGCAGGCAGGAGGGAGAAAG GCCAGCTGCCGGGCCTGGGGCCTCTTCCATGCTGTGCTGATGAGGCAGACACTATGCTTCTACCAGGACCGCAGGGACAGCCTCAAG AGCTCGGTGGTGGCCCTTCCCCTGCACCTCTCCGGGGCGGTCTGCACCCCAGATGCCGAGTACACCAAGAAGACCAACTGCTTCAGGCTTCA gctgcaggatGGTTCTGAATACCTCCTGAGGGCCCCCACCCAGCCCCTCATGAATGAGTGGGTCTCAAAGCTGCAGCAAAACTCAG GTTTCCCTGAAGTAGATTACTTCCAGGCGGCAGCACAGCATGTCGAGGGCACTGGTGGTACTGGCAG TTTCAGCAAggtctccagccctgggaaCTCCCACCTCCAGGGACATCACCAGGTGACAACCACCAAGAGCCAGGAGGTTGTGGTGTTACCCTGCACAAGCACACTactgcagcagcctctgggcaGCCAGGATGGCCAAGTCGATGGGACTGTGGAAGCAGCAG AGAATGCTCAGGGGACTGGGCACAAGGAGCAGCAGTGGTCACCCAGGGGGTCCCCCGGGCTGTGGGACAACATCTGCCCAGAAGACGACTATGGGCTCGTGGCCAACAAGAGGAGGTCCTACTCCTTCACCTCAG CCACCTACCAGAAGATCACCCCGCTGGCCGTGCCCAAGGAGCCGGtggaggctgggagcagctaCTCTGTCACACTGTACATAGGGGAGCAGGTGACAGCCATGCCCCGGGCACGCTGCCACTCCTTCGTGGCCCGAACAGGGAGCCCCCGGGACACACTTGGGGAGAAGACCACCAGCCCACCTCGCACCAAGAACAAATCTGTCTTCAAGAAGTTCTTTGGGAAGAAAGAGTGA